TGTCCCCTTGGTCCGTGTATAGCTGCCCTTTCATTACAATTGTTTTGAGAGTTATGAGGTAGCGGAGGTAAGGAAAAGCACTGCTGCCCTcaattccgggttcaattccggcctcgggcctgtgtggagtttgcacgttctctccgtgtctgcgtgggtttcctccgggtgctccggtttcctcccacagtccaaagatgtgcaggttaggtggattggctatgatcagcCTGCAGGgtcacaggaatagggtggggcagTGAGTCTAGGTTGGCTGCTCTTTTTTGGAGTGTTCATCctgtctcgatgggccgaacagcctcctgcactgtagggattctatctgaCAACCGTCTGGAGAATTTTTATCTTTGCCATTCGATTTTGAAGGACAATATATTGTTGACTAGTTCTCTCTCCCCATTGGGACTGTTGGCCACGATTGCAATAACATTCTGACACACTGTTTTTCAGGATCAATAACATGAGCAGAAGGGCAGCCGTGTGGCTGAGAGCTTAATCCCAGTGGAGACGTTTGGAGCCAGGCCTTTTAGCATTTCCTTTGCCACCCACTCGTCAAAGGACAACATGAGTTCCCGGAGCCAAAGCTTCTTCCACCGGACCCCACCCGGCCCCTCTTCCAAACCCCGGCTGGTAACTGGGGGAGTCCTGGGCGGGATCGCTCAGATCACCCCCTGCCTCTACCTCAGCAGTGGCAACGCGGCCACCAACCGCAACCTGGTGCTGTCCAAGGGCGTTACCTGCATCATTAACGCCACCATGGAGATCCCCAATGCCAACTGGCCCGAGGTGGAGTATGTCAAGGTGCCCGTCGCCGACCTGCCCCACGCCCCCATCTCCCTCTACTTCGACAGCATCGCGGACAAGATCCACAGCG
The window above is part of the Scyliorhinus torazame isolate Kashiwa2021f chromosome 12, sScyTor2.1, whole genome shotgun sequence genome. Proteins encoded here:
- the dusp14 gene encoding dual specificity protein phosphatase 14, whose translation is MSSRSQSFFHRTPPGPSSKPRLVTGGVLGGIAQITPCLYLSSGNAATNRNLVLSKGVTCIINATMEIPNANWPEVEYVKVPVADLPHAPISLYFDSIADKIHSVSKKHGSALVHCVAGVSRSASLCIAYLMKFHKISLLEAHNWVKSRRPIIRPNVGFWRQLIEYERKLFGKNSVKMLQSPIGVIPDIYEKETRNLAPFWGI